One Mustela nigripes isolate SB6536 chromosome 5, MUSNIG.SB6536, whole genome shotgun sequence DNA segment encodes these proteins:
- the ARMC12 gene encoding armadillo repeat-containing protein 12 isoform X9, whose protein sequence is MVGARETSPLPPARFGDVEQHSMTPFCRRLGLSLRFSRSPRLRWSNELPRGPRIWFLGRGVIEAHHLCTHCFPTPNTSVLVKPACDVSFVAQVLMLVSWFLAHQSSGSRRPLPGALGLAPTRAQGHTEDMGMSIPQYLGQMDIRKGVVGLATGAGFIYLLYKAIKAGIKCQPPLCTASPICIARLAVERERHGRDSGELRRLLNSLEYKQDEYAKSMILHSITRCVYLLEAEASSCTADDISLVGSMLDEEDNSVKIQALNTLKAFSGIRKFRLKIQEHTIKVLELISTIWDSELHVAGLRLLNSLPLPDYVHPQLRRVMPALMEILQSNYILAQVQAIRLLSYLAQKNDLLYDILNCQVHSNFLNLFQSTQPGSLLFEVLVFAERLSEGRNSPHYRAVKWHYNEQSLHEALFGDESRLADRLLALVIHPEEEVQIQACKVIVSLQCSQDVGVRPSSCRPSHSYFNSGENN, encoded by the exons ATGGTCGGTGCTCGGGAGACAAGTCCTTTGCCCCCTGCTCGGTTTGGAGACGTGGAACAGCACTCGATGACGCCCTTCTGTAGACGTTTGG GGCTTTCGCTGCGTTTCTCCCGGTCCCCACGCCTTCGCTGGAGTAACGAGCTACCGAGAGGCCCCCGAATCTGGTTCCTGGGCCGGG GTGTCATTGAGGCCCACCATCTGTGTACTCACTGCTTTCCCACACCCAACACTTCTGTCCTGGTGAAACCTGCTTGTGATG TTTCCTTTGTTGCCCAGGTTCTGATGCTGGTATCCTGGTTCCTGGCCCACCAGAGTTCTGGTTCCAGAAGGCCCTTGCCAGGTGCCTTGGGCCTCGCTCCCACCCGGGCGCAAGGCCACACTGAAGACATGGGTATGAGCATCCCCCAGTACCTGGGGCAAATGGACATCCGCAAAGGTGTAGTGGGCTTGGCCACAGGTGCTGGGTTCATCTATCTGCTCTACAAGGCCATCAAGGCCGGTATCAAATGCCAGCCGCCCCTCTGCACTGCCTCACCCATCTGCATCGCCC GCCTGGCAGTGGAGCGCGAGCGGCACGGGCGGGACTCGGGTGAGCTCCGGAGGCTGCTCAACTCCTTGGAGTACAAACAGGATGAGTACGCCAAGAGTATGATCCTGCACAGTATCACGCGCTGTGTGTACTTGCTGGAGGCCGAG GCCTCCTCTTGTACTGCTGATGACATAAGCttggtgggctccatgctggatgagGAGGACAACAGTGTCAAAATCCAAGCTCTGAACACACTTAAAGCTTTCTCTGGCATCAGAAAATTCAGGCTCAAAATCCAG gaaCACACCATCAAGGTACTGGAACTGATCTCTACCATCTGGGATTCGGAGCTCCATGTTGCAGGCCTCAGACTCCTCAACAGCCTCCCACTGCCTGACTACGTACATCCACAGCTGCGACGGGTGATGCCTGCCTTGATGGAGATCCTGCAGTCCAACTATATCCTGGCACAG gTGCAAGCCATACGATTGCTGAGCTACCTGGCACAGAAGAATGACCTTCTGTATGATATTCTCAACTGCCAG GTGCACTCCAACTTCCTGAACCTGTTTCAGTCCACACAGCCCGGGAGTCTGCTGTTTGAGGTACTGGTGTTTGCTGAGCGGCTAAGTGAGGGCCGGAATTCACCCCATTACCGTGCTGTGAAGTGGCATTACAATGAACAATCTTTGCATGAAGCTCTCTTTGGGGATGAGTCACGACTGGCAGATCGGCTGCTCGCCCTGGTCATCCACCCTGAGGAGGAAGTTCAAATCCAGGCCTGCAAGGTCATAGTCAGCTTGCAGTGCTCCCAGGATGTGGGAGTCCGGCCCTCTTCCTGCAGGCCCAGTCATTCCTACTTTAATAGCGGGGAAAATAATTAA
- the ARMC12 gene encoding armadillo repeat-containing protein 12 isoform X11: protein MSRAGGRAGSENSLTQQLGLSLRFSRSPRLRWSNELPRGPRIWFLGRGVIEAHHLCTHCFPTPNTSVLVKPACDVSFVAQVLMLVSWFLAHQSSGSRRPLPGALGLAPTRAQGHTEDMGMSIPQYLGQMDIRKGVVGLATGAGFIYLLYKAIKAGIKCQPPLCTASPICIARECAGPRERALPQEAPAPEASSVGGPKGLAVERERHGRDSGELRRLLNSLEYKQDEYAKSMILHSITRCVYLLEAEVRARKQEAPPSQPSPRGLCPIPTLLAGHTVSWDLSLWPMAGGLVLRGLVDMGGGCSGPRTPASPASSVSPGPLQASSCTADDISLVGSMLDEEDNSVKIQALNTLKAFSGIRKFRLKIQEHTIKVLELISTIWDSELHVAGLRLLNSLPLPDYVHPQLRRVMPALMEILQSNYILAQVQAIRLLSYLAQKNDLLYDILNCQVHSNFLNLFQSTQPGSLLFEVLVFAERLSEGRNSPHYRAVKWHYNEQSLHEALFGDESRLADRLLALVIHPEEEVQIQACKVIVSLQCSQDVGVRPSSCRPSHSYFNSGENN from the exons ATGTCCCGAGCGGGCGGGCGAGCGGGGAGCGAGAACAGCCTGACTCAGCAGCTGG GGCTTTCGCTGCGTTTCTCCCGGTCCCCACGCCTTCGCTGGAGTAACGAGCTACCGAGAGGCCCCCGAATCTGGTTCCTGGGCCGGG GTGTCATTGAGGCCCACCATCTGTGTACTCACTGCTTTCCCACACCCAACACTTCTGTCCTGGTGAAACCTGCTTGTGATG TTTCCTTTGTTGCCCAGGTTCTGATGCTGGTATCCTGGTTCCTGGCCCACCAGAGTTCTGGTTCCAGAAGGCCCTTGCCAGGTGCCTTGGGCCTCGCTCCCACCCGGGCGCAAGGCCACACTGAAGACATGGGTATGAGCATCCCCCAGTACCTGGGGCAAATGGACATCCGCAAAGGTGTAGTGGGCTTGGCCACAGGTGCTGGGTTCATCTATCTGCTCTACAAGGCCATCAAGGCCGGTATCAAATGCCAGCCGCCCCTCTGCACTGCCTCACCCATCTGCATCGCCCGTGAGTGTGCGGGCCCTAGGGAGAGGGCTCTGCCCCAGGAGGCGCCTGCTCCCGAGGCCTCCAGTGTGGGAGGGCCCAAAG GCCTGGCAGTGGAGCGCGAGCGGCACGGGCGGGACTCGGGTGAGCTCCGGAGGCTGCTCAACTCCTTGGAGTACAAACAGGATGAGTACGCCAAGAGTATGATCCTGCACAGTATCACGCGCTGTGTGTACTTGCTGGAGGCCGAGGTGAGGGCAAGGAAGCAGGAGGCCCCtcccagccagcccagcccccGGGGGCTATGCCCAATCCCTACCCTCCTGGCTGGCCACACTGTGTCCTGGGACCTGTCTCTCTGGCCGATGGCGGGAGGGCTTGTGCTGAGGGGTCTTGTTGACATGGGGGGTGGATGCAGTGGGCCCAGGACACCCGCTTCTCCTGCCTCTTCTGTCTCTCCTGGCCCACTGCAGGCCTCCTCTTGTACTGCTGATGACATAAGCttggtgggctccatgctggatgagGAGGACAACAGTGTCAAAATCCAAGCTCTGAACACACTTAAAGCTTTCTCTGGCATCAGAAAATTCAGGCTCAAAATCCAG gaaCACACCATCAAGGTACTGGAACTGATCTCTACCATCTGGGATTCGGAGCTCCATGTTGCAGGCCTCAGACTCCTCAACAGCCTCCCACTGCCTGACTACGTACATCCACAGCTGCGACGGGTGATGCCTGCCTTGATGGAGATCCTGCAGTCCAACTATATCCTGGCACAG gTGCAAGCCATACGATTGCTGAGCTACCTGGCACAGAAGAATGACCTTCTGTATGATATTCTCAACTGCCAG GTGCACTCCAACTTCCTGAACCTGTTTCAGTCCACACAGCCCGGGAGTCTGCTGTTTGAGGTACTGGTGTTTGCTGAGCGGCTAAGTGAGGGCCGGAATTCACCCCATTACCGTGCTGTGAAGTGGCATTACAATGAACAATCTTTGCATGAAGCTCTCTTTGGGGATGAGTCACGACTGGCAGATCGGCTGCTCGCCCTGGTCATCCACCCTGAGGAGGAAGTTCAAATCCAGGCCTGCAAGGTCATAGTCAGCTTGCAGTGCTCCCAGGATGTGGGAGTCCGGCCCTCTTCCTGCAGGCCCAGTCATTCCTACTTTAATAGCGGGGAAAATAATTAA
- the ARMC12 gene encoding armadillo repeat-containing protein 12 isoform X2, with translation MTWKWLNSSSYCSHQLFPFTHGDFPIAQTHDEGLSLRFSRSPRLRWSNELPRGPRIWFLGRGVIEAHHLCTHCFPTPNTSVLVKPACDVSFVAQVLMLVSWFLAHQSSGSRRPLPGALGLAPTRAQGHTEDMGMSIPQYLGQMDIRKGVVGLATGAGFIYLLYKAIKAGIKCQPPLCTASPICIARECAGPRERALPQEAPAPEASSVGGPKGLAVERERHGRDSGELRRLLNSLEYKQDEYAKSMILHSITRCVYLLEAEVRARKQEAPPSQPSPRGLCPIPTLLAGHTVSWDLSLWPMAGGLVLRGLVDMGGGCSGPRTPASPASSVSPGPLQASSCTADDISLVGSMLDEEDNSVKIQALNTLKAFSGIRKFRLKIQEHTIKVLELISTIWDSELHVAGLRLLNSLPLPDYVHPQLRRVMPALMEILQSNYILAQVQAIRLLSYLAQKNDLLYDILNCQVHSNFLNLFQSTQPGSLLFEVLVFAERLSEGRNSPHYRAVKWHYNEQSLHEALFGDESRLADRLLALVIHPEEEVQIQACKVIVSLQCSQDVGVRPSSCRPSHSYFNSGENN, from the exons ATGACCTGGAAGTGGCTGAACTCATCTTCATATTGCTCACACCAGCTCTTCCCCTTTACCCACGGTGACTTTCCCATCGCCCAAACTCACGATGAAG GGCTTTCGCTGCGTTTCTCCCGGTCCCCACGCCTTCGCTGGAGTAACGAGCTACCGAGAGGCCCCCGAATCTGGTTCCTGGGCCGGG GTGTCATTGAGGCCCACCATCTGTGTACTCACTGCTTTCCCACACCCAACACTTCTGTCCTGGTGAAACCTGCTTGTGATG TTTCCTTTGTTGCCCAGGTTCTGATGCTGGTATCCTGGTTCCTGGCCCACCAGAGTTCTGGTTCCAGAAGGCCCTTGCCAGGTGCCTTGGGCCTCGCTCCCACCCGGGCGCAAGGCCACACTGAAGACATGGGTATGAGCATCCCCCAGTACCTGGGGCAAATGGACATCCGCAAAGGTGTAGTGGGCTTGGCCACAGGTGCTGGGTTCATCTATCTGCTCTACAAGGCCATCAAGGCCGGTATCAAATGCCAGCCGCCCCTCTGCACTGCCTCACCCATCTGCATCGCCCGTGAGTGTGCGGGCCCTAGGGAGAGGGCTCTGCCCCAGGAGGCGCCTGCTCCCGAGGCCTCCAGTGTGGGAGGGCCCAAAG GCCTGGCAGTGGAGCGCGAGCGGCACGGGCGGGACTCGGGTGAGCTCCGGAGGCTGCTCAACTCCTTGGAGTACAAACAGGATGAGTACGCCAAGAGTATGATCCTGCACAGTATCACGCGCTGTGTGTACTTGCTGGAGGCCGAGGTGAGGGCAAGGAAGCAGGAGGCCCCtcccagccagcccagcccccGGGGGCTATGCCCAATCCCTACCCTCCTGGCTGGCCACACTGTGTCCTGGGACCTGTCTCTCTGGCCGATGGCGGGAGGGCTTGTGCTGAGGGGTCTTGTTGACATGGGGGGTGGATGCAGTGGGCCCAGGACACCCGCTTCTCCTGCCTCTTCTGTCTCTCCTGGCCCACTGCAGGCCTCCTCTTGTACTGCTGATGACATAAGCttggtgggctccatgctggatgagGAGGACAACAGTGTCAAAATCCAAGCTCTGAACACACTTAAAGCTTTCTCTGGCATCAGAAAATTCAGGCTCAAAATCCAG gaaCACACCATCAAGGTACTGGAACTGATCTCTACCATCTGGGATTCGGAGCTCCATGTTGCAGGCCTCAGACTCCTCAACAGCCTCCCACTGCCTGACTACGTACATCCACAGCTGCGACGGGTGATGCCTGCCTTGATGGAGATCCTGCAGTCCAACTATATCCTGGCACAG gTGCAAGCCATACGATTGCTGAGCTACCTGGCACAGAAGAATGACCTTCTGTATGATATTCTCAACTGCCAG GTGCACTCCAACTTCCTGAACCTGTTTCAGTCCACACAGCCCGGGAGTCTGCTGTTTGAGGTACTGGTGTTTGCTGAGCGGCTAAGTGAGGGCCGGAATTCACCCCATTACCGTGCTGTGAAGTGGCATTACAATGAACAATCTTTGCATGAAGCTCTCTTTGGGGATGAGTCACGACTGGCAGATCGGCTGCTCGCCCTGGTCATCCACCCTGAGGAGGAAGTTCAAATCCAGGCCTGCAAGGTCATAGTCAGCTTGCAGTGCTCCCAGGATGTGGGAGTCCGGCCCTCTTCCTGCAGGCCCAGTCATTCCTACTTTAATAGCGGGGAAAATAATTAA
- the ARMC12 gene encoding armadillo repeat-containing protein 12 isoform X5, with protein sequence MRAWGGGLSLRFSRSPRLRWSNELPRGPRIWFLGRGVIEAHHLCTHCFPTPNTSVLVKPACDVSFVAQVLMLVSWFLAHQSSGSRRPLPGALGLAPTRAQGHTEDMGMSIPQYLGQMDIRKGVVGLATGAGFIYLLYKAIKAGIKCQPPLCTASPICIARECAGPRERALPQEAPAPEASSVGGPKGLAVERERHGRDSGELRRLLNSLEYKQDEYAKSMILHSITRCVYLLEAEVRARKQEAPPSQPSPRGLCPIPTLLAGHTVSWDLSLWPMAGGLVLRGLVDMGGGCSGPRTPASPASSVSPGPLQASSCTADDISLVGSMLDEEDNSVKIQALNTLKAFSGIRKFRLKIQEHTIKVLELISTIWDSELHVAGLRLLNSLPLPDYVHPQLRRVMPALMEILQSNYILAQVQAIRLLSYLAQKNDLLYDILNCQVHSNFLNLFQSTQPGSLLFEVLVFAERLSEGRNSPHYRAVKWHYNEQSLHEALFGDESRLADRLLALVIHPEEEVQIQACKVIVSLQCSQDVGVRPSSCRPSHSYFNSGENN encoded by the exons ATGCGCGCCTGGGGAGGAG GGCTTTCGCTGCGTTTCTCCCGGTCCCCACGCCTTCGCTGGAGTAACGAGCTACCGAGAGGCCCCCGAATCTGGTTCCTGGGCCGGG GTGTCATTGAGGCCCACCATCTGTGTACTCACTGCTTTCCCACACCCAACACTTCTGTCCTGGTGAAACCTGCTTGTGATG TTTCCTTTGTTGCCCAGGTTCTGATGCTGGTATCCTGGTTCCTGGCCCACCAGAGTTCTGGTTCCAGAAGGCCCTTGCCAGGTGCCTTGGGCCTCGCTCCCACCCGGGCGCAAGGCCACACTGAAGACATGGGTATGAGCATCCCCCAGTACCTGGGGCAAATGGACATCCGCAAAGGTGTAGTGGGCTTGGCCACAGGTGCTGGGTTCATCTATCTGCTCTACAAGGCCATCAAGGCCGGTATCAAATGCCAGCCGCCCCTCTGCACTGCCTCACCCATCTGCATCGCCCGTGAGTGTGCGGGCCCTAGGGAGAGGGCTCTGCCCCAGGAGGCGCCTGCTCCCGAGGCCTCCAGTGTGGGAGGGCCCAAAG GCCTGGCAGTGGAGCGCGAGCGGCACGGGCGGGACTCGGGTGAGCTCCGGAGGCTGCTCAACTCCTTGGAGTACAAACAGGATGAGTACGCCAAGAGTATGATCCTGCACAGTATCACGCGCTGTGTGTACTTGCTGGAGGCCGAGGTGAGGGCAAGGAAGCAGGAGGCCCCtcccagccagcccagcccccGGGGGCTATGCCCAATCCCTACCCTCCTGGCTGGCCACACTGTGTCCTGGGACCTGTCTCTCTGGCCGATGGCGGGAGGGCTTGTGCTGAGGGGTCTTGTTGACATGGGGGGTGGATGCAGTGGGCCCAGGACACCCGCTTCTCCTGCCTCTTCTGTCTCTCCTGGCCCACTGCAGGCCTCCTCTTGTACTGCTGATGACATAAGCttggtgggctccatgctggatgagGAGGACAACAGTGTCAAAATCCAAGCTCTGAACACACTTAAAGCTTTCTCTGGCATCAGAAAATTCAGGCTCAAAATCCAG gaaCACACCATCAAGGTACTGGAACTGATCTCTACCATCTGGGATTCGGAGCTCCATGTTGCAGGCCTCAGACTCCTCAACAGCCTCCCACTGCCTGACTACGTACATCCACAGCTGCGACGGGTGATGCCTGCCTTGATGGAGATCCTGCAGTCCAACTATATCCTGGCACAG gTGCAAGCCATACGATTGCTGAGCTACCTGGCACAGAAGAATGACCTTCTGTATGATATTCTCAACTGCCAG GTGCACTCCAACTTCCTGAACCTGTTTCAGTCCACACAGCCCGGGAGTCTGCTGTTTGAGGTACTGGTGTTTGCTGAGCGGCTAAGTGAGGGCCGGAATTCACCCCATTACCGTGCTGTGAAGTGGCATTACAATGAACAATCTTTGCATGAAGCTCTCTTTGGGGATGAGTCACGACTGGCAGATCGGCTGCTCGCCCTGGTCATCCACCCTGAGGAGGAAGTTCAAATCCAGGCCTGCAAGGTCATAGTCAGCTTGCAGTGCTCCCAGGATGTGGGAGTCCGGCCCTCTTCCTGCAGGCCCAGTCATTCCTACTTTAATAGCGGGGAAAATAATTAA
- the ARMC12 gene encoding armadillo repeat-containing protein 12 isoform X10, which produces MLVSWFLAHQSSGSRRPLPGALGLAPTRAQGHTEDMGMSIPQYLGQMDIRKGVVGLATGAGFIYLLYKAIKAGIKCQPPLCTASPICIARECAGPRERALPQEAPAPEASSVGGPKGLAVERERHGRDSGELRRLLNSLEYKQDEYAKSMILHSITRCVYLLEAEVRARKQEAPPSQPSPRGLCPIPTLLAGHTVSWDLSLWPMAGGLVLRGLVDMGGGCSGPRTPASPASSVSPGPLQASSCTADDISLVGSMLDEEDNSVKIQALNTLKAFSGIRKFRLKIQEHTIKVLELISTIWDSELHVAGLRLLNSLPLPDYVHPQLRRVMPALMEILQSNYILAQVQAIRLLSYLAQKNDLLYDILNCQVHSNFLNLFQSTQPGSLLFEVLVFAERLSEGRNSPHYRAVKWHYNEQSLHEALFGDESRLADRLLALVIHPEEEVQIQACKVIVSLQCSQDVGVRPSSCRPSHSYFNSGENN; this is translated from the exons ATGCTGGTATCCTGGTTCCTGGCCCACCAGAGTTCTGGTTCCAGAAGGCCCTTGCCAGGTGCCTTGGGCCTCGCTCCCACCCGGGCGCAAGGCCACACTGAAGACATGGGTATGAGCATCCCCCAGTACCTGGGGCAAATGGACATCCGCAAAGGTGTAGTGGGCTTGGCCACAGGTGCTGGGTTCATCTATCTGCTCTACAAGGCCATCAAGGCCGGTATCAAATGCCAGCCGCCCCTCTGCACTGCCTCACCCATCTGCATCGCCCGTGAGTGTGCGGGCCCTAGGGAGAGGGCTCTGCCCCAGGAGGCGCCTGCTCCCGAGGCCTCCAGTGTGGGAGGGCCCAAAG GCCTGGCAGTGGAGCGCGAGCGGCACGGGCGGGACTCGGGTGAGCTCCGGAGGCTGCTCAACTCCTTGGAGTACAAACAGGATGAGTACGCCAAGAGTATGATCCTGCACAGTATCACGCGCTGTGTGTACTTGCTGGAGGCCGAGGTGAGGGCAAGGAAGCAGGAGGCCCCtcccagccagcccagcccccGGGGGCTATGCCCAATCCCTACCCTCCTGGCTGGCCACACTGTGTCCTGGGACCTGTCTCTCTGGCCGATGGCGGGAGGGCTTGTGCTGAGGGGTCTTGTTGACATGGGGGGTGGATGCAGTGGGCCCAGGACACCCGCTTCTCCTGCCTCTTCTGTCTCTCCTGGCCCACTGCAGGCCTCCTCTTGTACTGCTGATGACATAAGCttggtgggctccatgctggatgagGAGGACAACAGTGTCAAAATCCAAGCTCTGAACACACTTAAAGCTTTCTCTGGCATCAGAAAATTCAGGCTCAAAATCCAG gaaCACACCATCAAGGTACTGGAACTGATCTCTACCATCTGGGATTCGGAGCTCCATGTTGCAGGCCTCAGACTCCTCAACAGCCTCCCACTGCCTGACTACGTACATCCACAGCTGCGACGGGTGATGCCTGCCTTGATGGAGATCCTGCAGTCCAACTATATCCTGGCACAG gTGCAAGCCATACGATTGCTGAGCTACCTGGCACAGAAGAATGACCTTCTGTATGATATTCTCAACTGCCAG GTGCACTCCAACTTCCTGAACCTGTTTCAGTCCACACAGCCCGGGAGTCTGCTGTTTGAGGTACTGGTGTTTGCTGAGCGGCTAAGTGAGGGCCGGAATTCACCCCATTACCGTGCTGTGAAGTGGCATTACAATGAACAATCTTTGCATGAAGCTCTCTTTGGGGATGAGTCACGACTGGCAGATCGGCTGCTCGCCCTGGTCATCCACCCTGAGGAGGAAGTTCAAATCCAGGCCTGCAAGGTCATAGTCAGCTTGCAGTGCTCCCAGGATGTGGGAGTCCGGCCCTCTTCCTGCAGGCCCAGTCATTCCTACTTTAATAGCGGGGAAAATAATTAA